The Mycobacteriales bacterium genome includes the window CCGTGCTCGGCGCGCAACTCCGCCCGCCTCACCGCGATCTGGGGCGCGACGTCGGACAGCGGTCCGGAGATCAGGACCTCGTCCGGCGTACTGAGGTAGGCGCCCCAGAACACCGTCATGGTCGGGTCGTCGAGGTCGCCCGCGGCGAACCCGGGGTCGAGCATCACGACGGCGCTGTCCATGCCGCTGGGCAGGCCGTCGGTGATCCGACGGGCCGGTGTGATGTGGATCGGCTCACCGACGCGGTTCAGCGGGATCCGGTGCGCCGCGGCGAGTGCCTGCACGCTGGTCACGCCGGCGACGACGGAGTAGTCGAAGGTGACCGCGCCGCAGGCGAGGATGCGGTCGACGATCCGAAGGGCGGAGTCATACACCGACGGGTCACCCCAGACCAGGAGCGCGCCGACGGCGTTCTCGCCCAGCTCCGTCGCTATCGCCGTCTCGAGGAGTTCGGCGCGGGCATCGTGCCAGTCCCCCACGGCACCCTGGTAACCCTCGCTCGTCAGGGACGGGGACCGGTCCCGCGCCGGCTCGGGGATCTCGACGACCCGGTAGCGCGGCGCCGGGACGTGGCGGCGCAGGATCTCGTCGCGGACGGCATTCAGCCCGGACTTCCGGTCACCCTTGTCGAAGAAGAAGAACACGTCGACCCGGTTGAGGGCCTGCACGGCCTGGACCGTGATCTGGTCCGGATGACCCGGCCCGATGCCGATGACGAGCAGCTCACGCATCCCGCCAGTGTCCCGTACGCCGTCGCTAGTCTCGGCCGGGTGCGGATCCTCATCCTCGGCGGGACAAGTGAGGCGCGCGAGCTGGCCGCCGACCTGACCGCGGCCGGGGTGGACATCCTCTCCTCGTTGGCCGGACAGGTGCGGCAGCCGCGGCTGCCCGCGGGACCGGTACGAACCGGCGGGTTCGGGGGTGCAGCCGGACTGTCCACGTTCCTGCGCGACGAGCACATCGGTGCCGTCATTGACGCCACGCATCCCTTTGCCGCGACGATCACCGCGAACGCCGCCGCGGCCGCCACCGCCGTGGGCGTGCCACGGCTCGTACTCCGCCGCCCCGAGTGGGATCTCGACCCGTCCTGGCAGCCGGTGGCCGACATCGCCGCGGCCGCCGCGACCGTGCAGGCATGGCCGGGCGAGGCCGTGTTCCTCACCACCGGCCGGCGCGACCTCGCCGCCTTCGCCGGCGACGACCGGCACCGCTTCCTCGTACGAACGGTCGACCCGCCCGACCCGCCAGTGCCGCCACACATGACGCTCGTGCTCGACCGCGGCCCCTACCGCATCGACGGTGAGTCCGAGTTGATGCGGACGTACGGGATCGGGCTGTTGGTGACGAAGAACAGCGGCGGGTCGATGACCGCGGCGAAGCTCCAGGCTGCGCGTGAGGCGGGCGTCGAGGTCGTGGTCGTCCAGCGGCCGCCGGTGCCACCGGGCAGCACGGTCGTGACGACAGCTGCCGAGGCGCTGCGTTGGGTCAGCTCGGGTAGCGCCGCGGAGTGATGACCCGGGCCGGCCCCGAGCCGGCCTGCACGAGGCAGGTCTGGCTGGAGCCGACGATGAGTAGACAGCGCATGTCGACCTGCTCCGGGTCAAGGTCGCCGAGCGTGGTGACGGTGATCTGCTGCTCGTCGGTGCCGACGGCGCGACCGATCACCACCGGCGTCTGTGCGTCGCGGTGGCTCAGCAGCAGGTCGCGGGCGTCGGCCAGCTGACGTCGGCGCGATGCCGACGCCGGGTTGTAGATCGCGATGGCGAAGTCGCCGGCGGCCGCCGCCTCCAAGCGGCGGGCAATGACGTCCCACGGCTTGAGCCGGTCCGAGAGCGACAGGACGACGTAGTCGTGTCCGAGTGGGGCGCCGGCCCGTCCGGCGACGGCCTGCGCCGCCGTCACTCCCGGGACGATGTCGACCGGTAGGTCGGCGAACCGCTCGTGCGCGGCGGCGACCTCCAGCACGGCGGTCGCCATCGCGAAGACCCCAGGATCGCCGGAGGAAACCACCGCGACCCGCCGCCCCCGCAACGCCAGATCAAGGGCGAACTCGGCGCGTTCGGCCTCGACCCGGTTGTCGGTGCTGTGCCGCCGCTGGCGCGGATTGATCGGGACCCGGTCGACGTACGTCGCATAGCCGACGATGTCGTCGGCGGCGGCGAGCACGGCCATCGCCTCCGGGGTGAGCCAGTCGCGCCCGGCCGGGCCGAGGCCGACGACATCCACCCGTCCGATCTCAGACGCAGGCGACTCGCCCGTCCGCGCCACGTCAGCCTGCCTTGCCGCCTCCGTGCCGGGCACGAGGACGAGCGACATGTACGGGACGGAGGCCGGGTCCACGTCACCGGCCGGCTGCGTGAGCTGCTGATCCCCCGAGGCGCGTTCGACGTAACGGGCGTGCTCCAGCCGCCCGGACTCCTTCAGCGCCTGCTGGACCACCGCAAAACTCCGGCTGACCTTCATGATCGCGGCGGCGTCCGATGTCCTCAACCGTTCGGCGAGCTGATCCTGACCGAGCGTGCCGGGCAGCACGGTGAGCACGTCGTCGCCCTCGACCAGCGGCATGGCAAGTGCCGCGCTCGCCGCGCTGACCGACGTGACACCGGGGACGATCTCCGTCGCGAATCGGCCATTGATCCGTTTGTGCATGTGCATGTAGCTGCTGTAGAAGAGCGGATCGCCCTCGGCCAGCAGCACCACGTCGCGGCCCTCAGCCAGGTGCGACATCAGCCGGTCGGCGGCCCGCTCGTAGAACTCCTCGATCGCGCCCTCATACCCGCCGGGGTGGGTCGACGTCTCGGTCGTGACCGGATAGACGAGCTGCTCCTCGACCTGATCGCCGCGCAGGTACGGCGCGGCGATCGCGCGCGCGATCGACCGTCCGTGCCGGGCCGAGTGATAGGCGATGACATCGGCGGCGGCGATGAGCCGGGCCGCCTTCACGGTGACCAGTTCGGGGTCACCCGGGCCGAGCCCGACGCCGTACAGCACGCCGGTCATTCGCGCTCGCTCGCGATCGCGTTGACGGCGGCCACGGTCATCGCGCTGCCGCCCCGCCGGCCGTGGACCACCAGGTAGTCCAGGTCGGACTCGGCCAGCGCTTGCTTGGATTCGGCCGCGCCGACGAAGCCGACCGGGATGCCGATCACCGCGGCGGGTCGGGGAGCTCCGGCGTCGAGGAGCTCCAGCAACCGGAACAGCGCGGTGGGTGCGTTGCCGATCGCCACCACGCTTCCGTCCAGCCGCTCACCCCACAGCTCGAGCGCTGCGGCCGAGCGGGTCGTGCCGAGACCGATGGCGAGGTCGGGGACGGCGGGGTCGCCGAGCGTGCAGATGATCTCGTTGCCGGCGGGCAGCCGCGAGCGGGTGATGCCGGCAGTCACCATCTGGGCGTCGCACAGGATCGGGGCGCCGTCATGCAGCGCGGCGCGGGCCGCCTTCACCACGCCGTCGCTGTGGGCGACGTCGGCGGGCAGGTCGACCATGCCGCAGGAATGGATCATCCGCACGACAACCTGGGCCACCTCGGCCGGGAAGCGGGCGAGGTCGGCTTCGGCGCGGATCGTGGCGAAGGAGCGGCGGTAGATCTCCGCGCCATCGCGCACGTAGTCAGACCGGGGCAACGTCGTACCCCTGACCGGTGGCGGTCACGTCGATCTCGGTGCCGGCGGGGCGGCCACAGTGCCGGGAGCAGCCGCTGACGTGCACGATGCGCTCCGGCCACCGAGCCGCGAACGCCGCGGCGTCCGCCTGCACGTCGGCCAGCGCGCTCGCGCAGCCCGGCCGACCGGCGCACGCGGTCACCCGCAGCCAGGGCGAGCCGGCGTCGACACCGAACCCGAGCCCGGCGGCCTCGGCCAAGGCTGCAGCCACGTCGGTCAGGTCCGGTACGACGACGCTGCGCCACGGGGTGATCCGAGCCGGCCGGACGGCGACCCGGTCGGCGAGCCAGCTCAGCTGGCGCGCGTCGAGCCGGCCGAGCGGGGCGAGCAGGACCGCGGCGCTTCCCCCGACAGGTCCGACCGGCCG containing:
- the cobF gene encoding precorrin-6A synthase (deacetylating); the encoded protein is MRELLVIGIGPGHPDQITVQAVQALNRVDVFFFFDKGDRKSGLNAVRDEILRRHVPAPRYRVVEIPEPARDRSPSLTSEGYQGAVGDWHDARAELLETAIATELGENAVGALLVWGDPSVYDSALRIVDRILACGAVTFDYSVVAGVTSVQALAAAHRIPLNRVGEPIHITPARRITDGLPSGMDSAVVMLDPGFAAGDLDDPTMTVFWGAYLSTPDEVLISGPLSDVAPQIAVRRAELRAEHGWIMDTYLLRRDQPDSGT
- a CDS encoding cobalt-precorrin-6A reductase produces the protein MRILILGGTSEARELAADLTAAGVDILSSLAGQVRQPRLPAGPVRTGGFGGAAGLSTFLRDEHIGAVIDATHPFAATITANAAAAATAVGVPRLVLRRPEWDLDPSWQPVADIAAAAATVQAWPGEAVFLTTGRRDLAAFAGDDRHRFLVRTVDPPDPPVPPHMTLVLDRGPYRIDGESELMRTYGIGLLVTKNSGGSMTAAKLQAAREAGVEVVVVQRPPVPPGSTVVTTAAEALRWVSSGSAAE
- the cobJ gene encoding precorrin-3B C(17)-methyltransferase, encoding MTGVLYGVGLGPGDPELVTVKAARLIAAADVIAYHSARHGRSIARAIAAPYLRGDQVEEQLVYPVTTETSTHPGGYEGAIEEFYERAADRLMSHLAEGRDVVLLAEGDPLFYSSYMHMHKRINGRFATEIVPGVTSVSAASAALAMPLVEGDDVLTVLPGTLGQDQLAERLRTSDAAAIMKVSRSFAVVQQALKESGRLEHARYVERASGDQQLTQPAGDVDPASVPYMSLVLVPGTEAARQADVARTGESPASEIGRVDVVGLGPAGRDWLTPEAMAVLAAADDIVGYATYVDRVPINPRQRRHSTDNRVEAERAEFALDLALRGRRVAVVSSGDPGVFAMATAVLEVAAAHERFADLPVDIVPGVTAAQAVAGRAGAPLGHDYVVLSLSDRLKPWDVIARRLEAAAAGDFAIAIYNPASASRRRQLADARDLLLSHRDAQTPVVIGRAVGTDEQQITVTTLGDLDPEQVDMRCLLIVGSSQTCLVQAGSGPARVITPRRYPS
- a CDS encoding precorrin-8X methylmutase, which gives rise to MPRSDYVRDGAEIYRRSFATIRAEADLARFPAEVAQVVVRMIHSCGMVDLPADVAHSDGVVKAARAALHDGAPILCDAQMVTAGITRSRLPAGNEIICTLGDPAVPDLAIGLGTTRSAAALELWGERLDGSVVAIGNAPTALFRLLELLDAGAPRPAAVIGIPVGFVGAAESKQALAESDLDYLVVHGRRGGSAMTVAAVNAIASERE